In Streptomyces sp. NBC_00306, a single genomic region encodes these proteins:
- a CDS encoding ArsR/SmtB family transcription factor encodes MTEADQDAVTEVLSALADPTRRRILDAIAAHGEATATVLARELPVSRQAIVKHLAVLTRAGLVAGHREGREARYTVLPARLNVTARWMNRVASEWDSRLAAIKRLAEDAEGNTASGA; translated from the coding sequence ATGACGGAGGCCGACCAGGATGCCGTGACGGAGGTCCTGTCCGCGCTGGCGGACCCGACCCGCCGCCGGATACTCGACGCGATCGCCGCCCACGGCGAGGCGACCGCCACCGTCCTGGCCCGGGAGCTGCCGGTCAGCCGGCAGGCGATCGTCAAGCACCTCGCGGTCCTCACCCGGGCCGGCCTCGTCGCCGGCCACCGGGAGGGCCGCGAGGCGCGCTACACGGTCCTGCCCGCGCGGCTGAACGTCACGGCCCGCTGGATGAACCGGGTGGCGTCCGAGTGGGACTCCCGGCTGGCGGCGATCAAGCGGCTGGCGGAGGACGCCGAAGGGAACACCGCCTCGGGCGCATAG
- a CDS encoding SRPBCC family protein, protein MTENRIEREISIAAPVERVWAVLTEPEHVGSWFGQGSPTPVDLRPGGTMHLDHGEWGQFPTTIVTVDPPNHFSYRWASAYPGEQAVEGNSTLVEFTLTPEGDGTHLRVVETGFAELVIPEDRKEGASYESHSQGWSEQVVNVQKYAEQLAA, encoded by the coding sequence ATGACCGAGAACCGGATCGAACGAGAGATCAGCATCGCGGCGCCCGTCGAGCGGGTATGGGCGGTACTCACGGAGCCGGAGCACGTCGGCAGCTGGTTCGGGCAGGGCAGTCCGACGCCCGTCGACCTGCGCCCGGGCGGCACCATGCACCTGGACCACGGCGAATGGGGACAGTTCCCGACGACCATCGTCACGGTCGACCCGCCGAACCACTTCTCCTACCGGTGGGCGAGCGCGTACCCGGGCGAGCAGGCGGTGGAGGGCAACTCCACGCTCGTCGAGTTCACTCTCACCCCCGAGGGCGACGGCACCCATCTGCGCGTGGTGGAGACCGGCTTCGCCGAGCTGGTCATCCCCGAGGACAGGAAGGAAGGGGCGTCGTACGAGAGCCACTCGCAGGGCTGGAGCGAGCAGGTCGTGAACGTCCAGAAGTACGCGGAGCAGCTCGCGGCATGA
- a CDS encoding lysophospholipid acyltransferase family protein, with protein MLRRALWRCVLTLTGGVERRGHLPRGGCVVVANHSSHADTAALLAVLDSRHRPAIGAAADYWFASPWRSRVCRRLAAGFPVRRTGGGMDDLLATAGALRAGRAVVLFPEGTRGDGGVGSFHRGALVLAESAGVPVVPVGIAGTDRLLPKHGRLRSSLVRVRIGAPLPSRVTPEEARAAVAALHGRTNAESLRDSRSRRRVAAQMTSRWGLPIAFLWAFAEALSWPLMPELLLAVACVAVPRAALRLSVGALAGSLAGSLLALQLAGAGVQMPTPLTTERMRAQVRQELSLESADAVRHQPWNGIPFKVYAAEGGRADVPPGSWLTSAAAARGSRTLTVGLVCAALGLLLRRYRRFYGSYLVVLGGGFTLALSLIVSGWR; from the coding sequence CTGCTCCGACGCGCCCTGTGGCGGTGCGTCCTGACGCTGACGGGCGGGGTGGAGCGCCGCGGCCACCTGCCGCGCGGCGGCTGTGTCGTCGTCGCCAACCACTCCTCGCACGCCGACACGGCAGCTCTGCTGGCCGTGCTCGACTCCCGGCACAGGCCCGCCATCGGCGCCGCGGCCGACTACTGGTTCGCCTCGCCGTGGCGGAGCAGGGTCTGCCGCCGCCTCGCGGCCGGCTTCCCGGTCCGCCGCACCGGCGGCGGTATGGACGATCTCCTCGCGACGGCCGGCGCGTTGCGGGCCGGACGCGCGGTCGTCCTCTTCCCCGAGGGCACCCGCGGCGACGGCGGCGTCGGTTCCTTCCACCGCGGAGCGCTGGTGCTCGCCGAGAGCGCGGGTGTGCCGGTGGTGCCGGTCGGCATCGCGGGCACGGACCGGCTGCTGCCCAAACACGGGCGGCTGCGTTCGTCGCTGGTGCGCGTGCGGATCGGGGCGCCCCTGCCGTCCCGGGTCACCCCGGAGGAGGCACGGGCGGCGGTGGCCGCGCTGCACGGGCGGACGAACGCCGAGTCGCTGCGGGACTCCCGTTCGCGCAGGCGGGTGGCGGCCCAGATGACCTCGCGCTGGGGGCTGCCGATCGCGTTCCTGTGGGCCTTCGCCGAAGCGCTGAGCTGGCCGCTGATGCCGGAACTGCTGCTGGCGGTCGCCTGCGTGGCGGTCCCGCGGGCGGCCCTCCGTCTCTCGGTGGGCGCGCTCGCCGGCAGCCTGGCGGGCTCGCTGCTGGCGCTCCAACTGGCGGGCGCGGGGGTGCAGATGCCCACACCTCTGACGACGGAACGGATGCGGGCGCAGGTGCGCCAGGAGCTCTCGCTCGAATCCGCGGACGCGGTGCGGCACCAGCCGTGGAACGGCATCCCGTTCAAGGTGTACGCCGCGGAGGGCGGGCGCGCGGACGTACCGCCCGGCTCGTGGCTGACGTCGGCGGCTGCGGCCCGCGGCTCGCGCACGCTGACGGTGGGCCTGGTCTGCGCCGCGCTGGGGCTGCTGCTGCGCCGGTACCGGCGGTTCTACGGCTCGTATCTGGTGGTGCTGGGCGGCGGGTTCACCCTCGCCCTGTCCCTGATCGTCTCCGGCTGGCGGTGA
- a CDS encoding phosphatidate cytidylyltransferase: protein MSAVVVAGEAVGRAVPLVAGALGAGGLAVAALPSRVRMRAELRRRWRTWALAAPVFLGALFLGAAGAFALAAALGVIAAGEYVRMAGLRRADHAVLVAASVVLPGLAWLLPRALDLRSAALLLVVAALPPLLAGDHAAGFTRASRTVFGLLWIPVALTGLVTLGETAVAVGLAVALGDVGAWCGGTALGRRGPLAAPLSPLSPNKTWAGVLGAGAATALALLAVGSFSALLWAAVLTGCVLGDLLESMVKREAGVKDAGSWLPGFGGLLDRIDSLLPALLLAMVVTA, encoded by the coding sequence ATGAGCGCGGTCGTAGTGGCGGGAGAAGCGGTGGGCCGGGCGGTGCCGTTGGTCGCGGGTGCTCTCGGGGCCGGTGGCCTGGCGGTCGCCGCTCTGCCGTCCCGGGTGCGGATGCGGGCCGAACTGCGGCGGCGCTGGCGGACCTGGGCCCTTGCCGCGCCCGTATTCCTGGGCGCGCTGTTCCTCGGCGCGGCCGGGGCGTTCGCGCTGGCCGCCGCGCTCGGCGTGATCGCGGCCGGCGAGTACGTACGGATGGCGGGGCTGAGGCGCGCCGATCACGCGGTGCTCGTGGCCGCCTCCGTCGTCCTGCCCGGGCTCGCCTGGCTGCTGCCGCGGGCGCTCGATCTCCGGTCCGCCGCGCTGCTGCTGGTGGTGGCCGCGCTGCCGCCGCTGCTCGCCGGGGACCACGCCGCGGGCTTCACCCGCGCCTCACGGACCGTGTTCGGACTTCTGTGGATTCCGGTCGCCCTGACCGGTCTGGTGACGCTCGGCGAGACGGCGGTGGCGGTGGGCCTGGCCGTGGCGCTCGGCGACGTGGGGGCCTGGTGCGGCGGTACGGCGCTGGGGCGGCGCGGCCCGCTCGCCGCACCCCTGTCCCCCCTCTCCCCCAACAAGACCTGGGCGGGCGTCCTGGGTGCCGGTGCGGCGACCGCCCTCGCCCTGCTGGCGGTCGGGTCGTTCTCGGCCCTGCTGTGGGCGGCGGTGCTGACGGGGTGCGTACTCGGCGATCTTCTGGAGTCCATGGTCAAGCGGGAGGCGGGGGTGAAGGACGCCGGCAGCTGGCTCCCGGGGTTCGGCGGACTGCTGGACCGGATCGACTCGCTGCTCCCGGCGCTCCTGCTCGCGATGGTGGTGACGGCGTGA
- a CDS encoding CDP-alcohol phosphatidyltransferase family protein, translating into MNGLYALKPWYAARLSGVRGALARREVSPDTLTAAGVLCAAGAAGALAWLPAPLAVLPVAVLLAARLGFANLDGALARDTGRTTRRGAVINELGDRAADLVLLAGFLTLAPLWLVAVAALAATLPSWVSLAGAAAGAPRRNGGPVGKTERCLLVAVAAATGWATPVLIVIAAGSALTALIRLGWLRKELA; encoded by the coding sequence ATGAACGGCCTCTACGCTCTCAAGCCCTGGTACGCGGCCCGGCTCTCCGGGGTCCGTGGCGCGCTCGCCCGTCGTGAGGTGTCGCCGGACACCCTGACGGCGGCCGGTGTGCTGTGCGCCGCCGGCGCGGCCGGGGCGCTCGCCTGGCTGCCCGCACCTCTCGCCGTCCTTCCGGTCGCCGTGCTCCTCGCGGCCCGGCTCGGCTTCGCCAACCTCGACGGTGCACTGGCCCGGGACACCGGCCGTACCACCCGGCGCGGCGCGGTCATCAACGAACTCGGCGACCGGGCAGCCGACTTGGTGCTCCTCGCCGGATTCCTCACCCTGGCGCCGCTGTGGCTGGTGGCCGTGGCCGCGCTGGCCGCGACGCTGCCGTCCTGGGTGTCTCTGGCGGGCGCGGCCGCGGGTGCTCCGCGCCGCAACGGCGGCCCGGTCGGCAAGACCGAACGCTGCCTCCTGGTGGCCGTCGCCGCCGCGACGGGCTGGGCGACGCCCGTACTGATCGTCATCGCCGCCGGTTCCGCGCTCACCGCGCTGATCCGGCTCGGGTGGCTCCGGAAGGAACTCGCATGA
- a CDS encoding 3-isopropylmalate dehydrogenase gives MSRSINLAVIPGDGIGQEVVAQGLKVLSAVLPQDVKLETKEYDLGAQRWHRTGETLPDAELESLKNHDAILLGAIGDPSVPSGVLERGLLLKLRFAFDHYVNLRPSKLFPNTTTPLAGRPDIDFVVVREGTEGPYTGNGGSLRTGTPAEVATEVSLNTAYGVERVVRDAFARAAARPRKKLTLVHKNNVLVYAGHLWKNIFDRVAREYPDVTTDYLHVDAATIFFVTQPERFDVIVTDNLFGDILTDLAAAVSGGIGLAASGNINPTGDFPSMFEPVHGSAPDIAGTGKADPTATILSVALLLRHLGFEPEAGRIEEAVSADLAGRDGTFRTTDEIGDTLAVRVAG, from the coding sequence ATGTCTCGCAGCATCAATCTCGCAGTGATCCCCGGTGACGGCATCGGCCAGGAAGTCGTGGCCCAGGGCCTGAAAGTCCTGTCCGCCGTCCTTCCCCAGGACGTGAAGCTGGAGACCAAGGAGTACGACCTCGGCGCCCAGCGATGGCACCGCACAGGGGAGACCCTCCCCGACGCGGAGCTGGAGTCGCTCAAGAACCACGACGCGATCCTGCTGGGCGCCATCGGCGACCCGTCGGTGCCGTCCGGTGTGCTCGAGCGCGGTCTCCTGCTGAAGCTGCGGTTCGCCTTCGACCACTACGTCAACCTGCGGCCGTCGAAGCTCTTCCCGAACACGACGACGCCGCTGGCCGGCCGCCCGGACATCGACTTCGTCGTCGTCCGCGAGGGGACCGAGGGTCCGTACACCGGCAACGGCGGTTCCCTGCGCACCGGTACGCCCGCCGAGGTCGCCACCGAGGTCAGCCTGAACACCGCGTACGGCGTGGAGCGCGTCGTCCGCGACGCCTTCGCGCGGGCCGCCGCCCGCCCCCGCAAGAAGCTGACGCTGGTCCACAAGAACAACGTCCTCGTCTACGCCGGCCACCTGTGGAAGAACATCTTCGACCGGGTCGCCCGGGAGTACCCCGACGTCACCACGGACTATCTGCACGTCGACGCCGCGACGATCTTCTTCGTCACCCAGCCGGAGCGCTTCGACGTCATCGTCACCGACAACCTCTTCGGTGACATCCTCACCGACCTCGCCGCCGCCGTGTCCGGTGGCATCGGCCTGGCCGCCTCCGGCAACATCAACCCGACGGGCGATTTCCCGTCGATGTTCGAGCCCGTCCACGGCTCGGCGCCCGACATCGCGGGCACCGGCAAGGCCGACCCGACGGCCACGATCCTCTCCGTCGCCCTTCTGCTGCGTCACCTCGGCTTCGAGCCGGAGGCCGGGCGCATCGAGGAGGCCGTCTCCGCCGACCTCGCGGGACGCGACGGCACGTTCCGCACGACGGACGAGATCGGCGACACGCTCGCGGTACGCGTAGCGGGCTGA
- a CDS encoding branched-chain amino acid aminotransferase gives MTTPTIELKPSSYPLSDAERKAILANPGFGRHFTDHMVTIKWTEGRGWHDAQLTPYAPLSIDPANMTLHYAQEIFEGLKAYRRPDGSVATFRPDANARRFQSSARRLAMPELPVETFIEACDVLVQQDNAWVPEHGGEASLYLRPFMIATEVGLGVKPANEYLFLVIASPAGAYFPGGVKPVSVWLSENYVRAVPGGMGFAKTGGNYAASLLAQAEAAAKGCDQVVWLDAVEHKWVEEMGGMNLYFVYGNKIVTPELNGSLLAGVTRDTLLTLAEDLGYESVEGRISTEQWRRDTENGTLTEVFACGTAAVITPVGTVKCESGEWTQAGGEPGELTMKLRGALLDIQRGITPDKHGWMHELA, from the coding sequence ATGACGACGCCCACGATCGAGCTCAAGCCCTCCTCGTACCCCCTGTCCGACGCGGAGCGCAAGGCGATCCTGGCCAACCCCGGTTTCGGCCGCCACTTCACCGATCACATGGTGACGATCAAGTGGACGGAGGGCCGTGGCTGGCACGACGCGCAGCTCACCCCGTACGCGCCGCTGTCGATCGACCCGGCCAACATGACGCTGCACTACGCGCAGGAGATCTTCGAGGGCCTGAAGGCCTACCGCCGGCCCGACGGTTCGGTCGCCACGTTCCGCCCGGACGCCAACGCCCGGCGCTTCCAGAGCTCGGCCCGCCGTCTCGCCATGCCCGAACTGCCGGTCGAGACGTTCATCGAGGCCTGTGACGTCCTGGTCCAGCAGGACAACGCATGGGTCCCGGAGCACGGCGGCGAGGCCTCGCTCTACCTGCGGCCCTTCATGATCGCCACCGAGGTCGGTCTGGGCGTGAAGCCCGCCAACGAGTATCTGTTCCTCGTGATCGCCTCCCCGGCCGGCGCCTACTTCCCCGGTGGGGTCAAGCCCGTCTCCGTCTGGCTCTCCGAGAACTACGTCCGCGCCGTCCCCGGCGGCATGGGCTTCGCGAAGACCGGCGGCAACTACGCCGCCTCGCTGCTCGCCCAGGCCGAGGCCGCCGCCAAGGGCTGCGACCAGGTCGTCTGGCTCGACGCCGTCGAGCACAAGTGGGTCGAGGAGATGGGCGGCATGAACCTGTACTTCGTGTACGGGAACAAGATCGTCACGCCCGAGCTCAACGGCTCGCTCCTCGCCGGTGTGACCCGCGACACGCTGCTCACCCTCGCCGAGGACCTCGGATACGAGTCCGTGGAGGGCCGTATCTCGACCGAGCAGTGGCGGCGTGACACCGAGAACGGCACCCTGACCGAGGTCTTCGCCTGCGGCACGGCCGCGGTGATCACTCCGGTCGGCACCGTCAAGTGCGAGAGCGGCGAGTGGACGCAGGCGGGCGGTGAGCCGGGCGAGCTGACGATGAAGCTGCGCGGTGCGCTGCTGGACATCCAGCGCGGCATCACGCCCGACAAGCACGGCTGGATGCACGAACTCGCCTGA
- a CDS encoding tetratricopeptide repeat protein, with protein sequence MGAPERDRELAEAVRLREQGSAEEARRILLRLAERLPVDAEIAYQTAWVHDVLGLEAEAVAHYERALAGDGLPDSDRCDALLGLGSTYRVLGRYEDAERTLRRGTEEFPAHGGLRAFLAMALFNTGSHEESVRLLLELLAATSEDPSVRRFRRAIDAYAKDLTGTVP encoded by the coding sequence ATGGGTGCACCGGAGCGGGACCGTGAACTGGCCGAGGCCGTACGACTGCGCGAGCAGGGGAGCGCCGAGGAGGCCCGGCGGATACTGCTGCGCCTCGCCGAACGGCTGCCCGTCGATGCGGAGATCGCCTACCAGACCGCCTGGGTGCACGATGTGCTCGGCCTGGAGGCGGAGGCGGTTGCGCACTACGAGCGCGCCCTCGCCGGCGACGGTCTGCCGGACAGCGACCGCTGCGACGCCCTGCTGGGCCTCGGCAGCACCTACCGGGTGCTCGGCCGGTACGAGGACGCGGAGCGGACCCTGCGGCGCGGGACCGAGGAGTTTCCCGCGCACGGCGGTCTGCGCGCCTTTCTCGCGATGGCGCTGTTCAACACCGGCAGCCACGAGGAGTCCGTCCGGCTGCTGCTCGAACTCCTCGCCGCCACCAGCGAGGACCCCTCGGTGCGCAGGTTCCGGCGGGCGATCGACGCCTACGCCAAGGACTTGACCGGCACCGTCCCGTAG
- a CDS encoding cytosine permease — MPMEQRGVDTIPEQERTSTPRDLVSILLGSNLCLGVIVFGWLPVSFGLGLWPAVTSVVAGTAVGVAVTAPLALVSLRTATNLSTSSGAAFGVRGRLVGSVVGLLLSLGYTALTLWIGGDVMLGTLSRIAGVPTGAAAHALVYALLAGCTVVGAVYGYRLLLRMSRILAVGMTALLLLGLLAYAPDATKIAPPGTPYVLGSFWPTWLLSAVAAGLSGPIAFITLLGDYTRYISPQRHSPRRVLRATCLGLFAGLLVPQLFGTYTALAARAALDYAGPLVTASPAWYLVPLLLAATAGSVGNAGLMLYSMGLDLDAILPRATRTRATLVVAVIATGFVFVGHFAWNAQSAMTSFVLLLTAIGTPWAVITMIAHLRCGGVYDPEALQVYNRRPRGGIYWFRAGWHPRATVSWAVGAAAGLCAVSTPLYEGPLLALTGGVDCSFVLSGAVGGLTYTALTLRSYGTVPVKSLA, encoded by the coding sequence ATGCCGATGGAACAACGCGGGGTCGACACCATCCCGGAGCAGGAGCGCACCAGCACCCCGCGCGACCTCGTCTCGATCCTGCTGGGGTCGAACCTCTGCCTGGGCGTGATCGTCTTCGGCTGGCTGCCGGTCTCCTTCGGCCTCGGCCTGTGGCCGGCCGTCACCTCGGTCGTGGCCGGCACGGCCGTCGGCGTGGCGGTCACCGCCCCGCTCGCCCTCGTCTCGCTGCGCACCGCCACCAATCTGTCGACGTCCAGCGGCGCGGCCTTCGGGGTACGCGGCCGGCTCGTCGGCTCGGTCGTCGGTCTGCTGCTCTCCCTCGGCTACACCGCCCTCACCCTGTGGATCGGCGGCGACGTGATGCTGGGCACGCTGTCCCGGATCGCCGGAGTGCCGACGGGCGCGGCCGCCCACGCCCTCGTCTACGCCCTGCTCGCCGGCTGTACCGTCGTCGGCGCCGTGTACGGCTACCGGCTGCTGCTGCGCATGAGCCGGATCCTCGCCGTCGGCATGACGGCGCTCCTCCTGCTCGGCCTGCTCGCGTACGCACCCGACGCGACCAAGATCGCCCCGCCCGGCACCCCGTATGTGCTCGGCTCGTTCTGGCCGACATGGCTGCTGTCCGCGGTGGCGGCGGGGCTGAGCGGCCCGATCGCGTTCATCACCCTGCTCGGCGACTACACCCGCTACATCTCGCCGCAACGGCACAGCCCGCGCCGCGTGCTGCGCGCCACCTGTCTCGGGCTGTTCGCGGGACTGCTGGTCCCGCAGCTGTTCGGCACCTACACCGCGCTCGCCGCCCGCGCCGCGCTGGACTACGCCGGACCGCTGGTCACCGCGTCACCCGCCTGGTACCTGGTCCCGCTGCTGCTCGCCGCCACCGCGGGATCGGTCGGCAACGCGGGACTGATGCTCTACTCCATGGGCCTCGACCTGGACGCGATCCTGCCGCGTGCCACCCGGACCCGGGCCACGCTGGTCGTCGCCGTGATCGCGACCGGCTTCGTCTTCGTCGGCCACTTCGCCTGGAACGCCCAGTCGGCGATGACGTCGTTCGTGCTGCTGCTGACCGCGATCGGCACACCCTGGGCGGTGATCACGATGATCGCGCACCTGCGCTGCGGCGGTGTCTACGACCCGGAGGCCCTCCAGGTCTACAACCGGCGGCCCCGCGGCGGGATCTACTGGTTCCGGGCGGGCTGGCACCCGCGTGCCACCGTGAGCTGGGCCGTCGGCGCGGCCGCCGGGCTGTGCGCGGTGTCCACCCCGCTCTACGAGGGTCCGCTGCTCGCGCTGACCGGCGGCGTGGACTGCAGCTTCGTCCTGTCGGGCGCGGTGGGCGGGCTGACGTACACCGCGCTTACGCTGCGGTCCTACGGGACGGTGCCGGTCAAGTCCTTGGCGTAG
- the ureA gene encoding urease subunit gamma — translation MRLTPTERDRLLLFGAAELARARRARGLRLNVPEATALIADTVCEAARDGRRLAEAIEAAREVLGPGDVLPGVADVVTEVHVEAVFDDGSRLAVVSDPIGGGSLGSAAPGAVVPGPADVEPEPVVRLTVRNTATVPVSVTSHFHFFEANPRLDFDRASAYGMRLCVPAGSSVRFGAGEQLEVGLLPIGGARVAIGFAGLVDGPLDAPGARAQALRRAAACGYLGATPPGAAADTQAPLASQDIPEEDQ, via the coding sequence GTGCGACTGACCCCCACGGAGCGCGACCGGCTGCTGCTTTTCGGCGCCGCCGAGCTGGCCCGGGCCCGCCGGGCCCGCGGCCTGAGGCTCAATGTCCCCGAAGCCACCGCGCTGATCGCCGACACGGTCTGCGAGGCAGCCCGGGACGGCCGGCGGCTGGCGGAGGCGATCGAGGCGGCGCGCGAGGTGCTCGGCCCGGGCGATGTGCTGCCCGGGGTGGCGGACGTCGTGACCGAGGTGCATGTGGAGGCGGTCTTCGACGACGGCTCGCGGCTCGCGGTTGTCTCCGACCCGATCGGCGGCGGCTCCCTGGGCAGTGCCGCGCCGGGTGCGGTCGTGCCGGGGCCCGCGGACGTCGAGCCGGAGCCGGTAGTGCGCCTCACGGTGCGCAACACCGCGACCGTGCCGGTCAGCGTCACCTCCCACTTCCACTTCTTCGAGGCGAACCCGCGCCTCGACTTCGACCGGGCGTCGGCATACGGCATGCGGCTGTGCGTGCCCGCGGGGTCCTCGGTCCGCTTCGGTGCGGGCGAGCAGTTGGAGGTCGGGCTGCTTCCGATCGGCGGCGCACGCGTGGCCATCGGGTTCGCCGGCCTGGTGGACGGCCCGCTGGACGCGCCGGGCGCCAGGGCGCAGGCGCTGCGCCGGGCGGCGGCGTGCGGCTATCTGGGCGCGACACCGCCCGGCGCCGCAGCCGATACCCAGGCGCCCCTCGCCTCGCAGGACATCCCGGAGGAGGACCAGTGA
- a CDS encoding urease subunit alpha, producing MDPHEYASVHGPRAGDRVVLGDSGLVVRVEDDSQKPGDEFLAGFGKTARDGLHLKAAAVRETCDVVISNVLVIDAVQGIRKVSIGIREGRICSVGRAGNPDTLDGVDVVVGTGTSIVSGEGMIATAGAVDTHVHLLSPRIMEASLASGVTTVIGQEFGPVWGVGVNSPWALKHAFNAFDAWPVNIGFLARGSSSDPAPLVEALAEGGASGFKVHEDMGAHTRALDTALRVAEEHDVQVALHSDGLNECLSVEDTLRVLDGRTIHAFHIEGCGGGHVPNVLKMAGVPNVIGSSTNPTLPFGRDAVAEHYGMIVSVHDLKTDLPGDAAMARDRIRAGTMGAEDVLHDLGAIGITSSDAQGMGRAGETVRRTFAMAGKMKAELGPMAGDGAHDDNARVLRYVAKLTINPAIAHGLAHEIGSIEVGKLADIVLWRPQFFGAKPQLVLKSGFPAYGVTGDPNAATDTCEPLVLGPQFGAHGATPADISVAFVARAATELGADHMPTRRRRVAVRGTRGIGPADLRLNSRIGDVGVDGRTGLVTLDGDPIRSEPADAISLNRLYFL from the coding sequence ATCGATCCCCACGAGTACGCGTCCGTGCACGGCCCGCGCGCCGGCGACCGTGTGGTCCTCGGCGACTCCGGACTCGTCGTACGTGTCGAGGACGACTCCCAGAAGCCCGGCGACGAGTTCCTCGCCGGCTTCGGCAAGACCGCCCGCGACGGACTGCACCTCAAGGCCGCCGCCGTCCGCGAGACCTGTGACGTCGTGATCAGCAATGTCCTGGTGATCGACGCGGTCCAGGGCATCCGCAAGGTCTCCATCGGCATCCGCGAGGGGCGCATCTGCTCGGTCGGACGCGCCGGGAACCCCGACACCCTCGACGGGGTGGACGTCGTGGTCGGCACGGGGACCTCCATCGTCTCCGGCGAGGGCATGATCGCCACCGCCGGAGCCGTCGACACCCATGTCCATCTGCTCTCGCCGCGGATCATGGAGGCGTCGCTGGCCTCCGGCGTCACCACCGTCATCGGCCAGGAGTTCGGCCCGGTGTGGGGCGTCGGCGTCAACTCGCCCTGGGCGCTGAAGCACGCCTTCAACGCCTTCGACGCCTGGCCCGTCAACATCGGCTTCCTCGCCCGCGGTTCGTCCTCCGACCCGGCCCCGCTCGTCGAGGCGCTCGCCGAGGGCGGCGCGTCCGGGTTCAAGGTCCACGAGGACATGGGCGCGCACACCCGCGCGCTCGACACCGCGCTGCGGGTCGCCGAGGAGCACGACGTCCAGGTCGCCCTGCACAGCGACGGGCTGAACGAGTGCCTGTCGGTGGAGGACACCCTCCGCGTCCTCGACGGCCGCACCATCCACGCCTTCCACATCGAGGGCTGCGGCGGCGGCCACGTCCCGAACGTCCTCAAGATGGCGGGTGTGCCGAACGTGATCGGCTCCTCCACCAACCCGACCCTGCCCTTCGGCCGGGACGCGGTCGCCGAGCACTACGGGATGATCGTCTCCGTCCACGACCTGAAGACCGACCTGCCCGGCGACGCCGCGATGGCCCGGGACCGCATCCGGGCCGGGACGATGGGCGCGGAGGACGTCCTGCACGACCTCGGCGCCATCGGCATCACGTCCTCCGACGCCCAGGGCATGGGCCGCGCGGGCGAGACGGTGCGCCGGACGTTCGCGATGGCCGGAAAGATGAAGGCCGAGCTCGGCCCGATGGCGGGCGACGGCGCGCACGACGACAACGCCCGCGTCCTGCGCTACGTCGCCAAGCTGACCATCAACCCCGCCATCGCCCACGGCCTCGCGCACGAGATCGGCTCCATCGAGGTCGGCAAACTCGCCGACATCGTGCTGTGGCGTCCGCAGTTCTTCGGCGCGAAGCCGCAGCTCGTCCTGAAGTCGGGCTTCCCCGCGTACGGAGTGACGGGCGACCCGAACGCGGCGACGGACACCTGTGAACCGCTGGTCCTCGGGCCGCAGTTCGGGGCGCACGGTGCGACGCCGGCGGACATCTCCGTCGCCTTTGTGGCACGTGCGGCGACCGAACTGGGCGCGGACCACATGCCCACCCGCCGCCGCAGGGTCGCGGTCCGCGGCACCCGCGGCATCGGCCCCGCCGACCTCCGGCTCAATTCCCGCATCGGCGACGTGGGGGTGGACGGCCGCACCGGCCTGGTGACCCTCGACGGCGACCCGATCCGTTCCGAACCCGCCGACGCGATCTCCCTCAACCGCCTCTACTTCCTCTAG